In Accipiter gentilis chromosome 21, bAccGen1.1, whole genome shotgun sequence, one DNA window encodes the following:
- the LOC126048870 gene encoding uncharacterized protein LOC126048870 isoform X1 gives MIFNPNAQVLTAIDLQPYRKPRLLHVAGAWKEKKLKSTRASVRSWGFSEPELQQAGAGTRWDVHCLERALARGKSTCGCNEQEARLAGASFHWSVRRLDCTPSTAKERPGAGRAVRSKQLRAAGSVTFRVTRRKSCVVNSTCCSAGCQLAPFRRGCPFFCLDGTRQRERFRSGLQVQEEVVYFELTFFTWHPPLAQRLFLCTPSLCSQGGMRSWKVLDLV, from the exons ATGATCTTTAATCCTAATGCTCAAGTTTTGACAGCAATTGATTTACAACCTTATCGGAAGCCCAGGCTGTTGCACGTAGCTGGAGCTTGGAAGGAGAAGAAGCTGAAATCAACCAGAGCTTCAGTGCGGAGCTGGGGCTTCAGCGAGCCAGAACTACAGCAAGCAGGAGCTGGAACGAGGTGGGATGTCCACTGTCTGGAGCGTGCATTAGCCAGAGGCAAAAGTACCTGCGGCTGTAACGAGCAGGAGGCGCGATTAGCTGGAGCATCTTTTCACTGGAGTGTCCGTCGGCTGGACTGCACTCCCAGCACAGCCAAAGAGCggccgggcgcaggcagggctgtccgcagcaagcagctccgagcagcggggag tgtcacCTTCCGTGTCACACGAAGAAAATCCTGCGTGGTCAATTCCACTTGCTGCTCAG ctggatgtcagctggcaccgTTTCGCcgtggttgccctttcttctgccttGATGGTAcgagacagagggaaagattccgtagtggcctgcaagtacaag aggaggtggtgtatttcgagctgaccttttttacctggcatcctcctttagctcagcgactcttcttgtgcacccccagcctctgctcgcagggcggtatgagaagctggaaggtccttgacttagtataa
- the LOC126048870 gene encoding uncharacterized protein LOC126048870 isoform X2, whose product MIFNPNAQVLTAIDLQPYRKPRLLHVAGAWKEKKLKSTRASVRSWGFSEPELQQAGAGTRWDVHCLERALARGKSTCGCNEQEARLAGASFHWSVRRLDCTPSTAKERPGAGRAVRSKQLRAAGSVTFRVTRRKSCVVNSTCCSAGCQLAPFRRGCPFFCLDGTRQRERFRSGLQVQAQRLFLCTPSLCSQGGMRSWKVLDLV is encoded by the exons ATGATCTTTAATCCTAATGCTCAAGTTTTGACAGCAATTGATTTACAACCTTATCGGAAGCCCAGGCTGTTGCACGTAGCTGGAGCTTGGAAGGAGAAGAAGCTGAAATCAACCAGAGCTTCAGTGCGGAGCTGGGGCTTCAGCGAGCCAGAACTACAGCAAGCAGGAGCTGGAACGAGGTGGGATGTCCACTGTCTGGAGCGTGCATTAGCCAGAGGCAAAAGTACCTGCGGCTGTAACGAGCAGGAGGCGCGATTAGCTGGAGCATCTTTTCACTGGAGTGTCCGTCGGCTGGACTGCACTCCCAGCACAGCCAAAGAGCggccgggcgcaggcagggctgtccgcagcaagcagctccgagcagcggggag tgtcacCTTCCGTGTCACACGAAGAAAATCCTGCGTGGTCAATTCCACTTGCTGCTCAG ctggatgtcagctggcaccgTTTCGCcgtggttgccctttcttctgccttGATGGTAcgagacagagggaaagattccgtagtggcctgcaagtacaag ctcagcgactcttcttgtgcacccccagcctctgctcgcagggcggtatgagaagctggaaggtccttgacttagtataa
- the LOC126048870 gene encoding uncharacterized protein LOC126048870 isoform X3, protein MIFNPNAQVLTAIDLQPYRKPRLLHVAGAWKEKKLKSTRASVRSWGFSEPELQQAGAGTRWDVHCLERALARGKSTCGCNEQEARLAGASFHWSVRRLDCTPSTAKERPGAGRAVRSKQLRAAGSVTFRVTRRKSCVVNSTCCSAGCQLAPFRRGCPFFCLDGTRQRERFRSGLQVQALFTKQARCKAAAAAQGL, encoded by the exons ATGATCTTTAATCCTAATGCTCAAGTTTTGACAGCAATTGATTTACAACCTTATCGGAAGCCCAGGCTGTTGCACGTAGCTGGAGCTTGGAAGGAGAAGAAGCTGAAATCAACCAGAGCTTCAGTGCGGAGCTGGGGCTTCAGCGAGCCAGAACTACAGCAAGCAGGAGCTGGAACGAGGTGGGATGTCCACTGTCTGGAGCGTGCATTAGCCAGAGGCAAAAGTACCTGCGGCTGTAACGAGCAGGAGGCGCGATTAGCTGGAGCATCTTTTCACTGGAGTGTCCGTCGGCTGGACTGCACTCCCAGCACAGCCAAAGAGCggccgggcgcaggcagggctgtccgcagcaagcagctccgagcagcggggag tgtcacCTTCCGTGTCACACGAAGAAAATCCTGCGTGGTCAATTCCACTTGCTGCTCAG ctggatgtcagctggcaccgTTTCGCcgtggttgccctttcttctgccttGATGGTAcgagacagagggaaagattccgtagtggcctgcaagtacaag ctttattcaccaaacaagcaagatgcaaagcagcagcagcagcgcaagggctgtag